In Haloterrigena turkmenica DSM 5511, a single genomic region encodes these proteins:
- the gvpN gene encoding gas vesicle protein GvpN: protein MADDSSRKRKVRGRKITTDRSKKEGRRAKKELARKSSKAGKRNGDSSLSAPEDVAPEPFVETDAVASLRDRINGWLEAEKPVHLIGPTGCGKTALALSAAAERGRPVVWINGDESVDTAALVGANAGGERYKESDRFVSGVSKQTEIVRERWVDNPLSVAVQEGATLVYNEFSRSDPSAHNVLLSVFEEGVLERPGKRGEDRTIDVHPEFRAIFTSNDVEYAGVHRQQDALLDRFVGVHIDYYDAETEREIVKSHVDLSEEDVEAIVSKTRALRDELDLVVGTRAAITAAKGLAVFDGQRNGDGDGEAGEFDDELLTDVFMDVLAPKIAGEGPDDVSQLRTQIAESV, encoded by the coding sequence ATGGCCGACGATTCCTCGCGCAAGCGCAAGGTCAGAGGTCGAAAGATCACGACCGACCGCTCCAAGAAGGAGGGACGGCGTGCGAAGAAAGAGCTGGCCCGCAAGTCGTCGAAAGCGGGGAAGCGAAACGGCGACAGTTCCCTCTCCGCCCCCGAAGACGTCGCTCCCGAGCCGTTCGTCGAGACCGACGCCGTCGCCTCGCTGCGCGACAGGATCAACGGCTGGCTCGAGGCGGAGAAGCCGGTCCACCTGATCGGTCCGACGGGCTGCGGGAAAACGGCGCTTGCGCTGTCGGCCGCCGCCGAACGCGGCCGACCGGTCGTGTGGATCAACGGTGACGAGTCCGTCGACACGGCCGCGCTCGTCGGCGCGAACGCCGGCGGGGAACGATACAAGGAGAGCGATCGTTTCGTTAGCGGCGTGAGCAAACAGACGGAGATCGTCCGCGAGCGGTGGGTCGACAACCCGCTCTCGGTGGCCGTCCAGGAGGGCGCGACGCTCGTCTACAACGAGTTCTCGCGCAGCGATCCCTCGGCGCACAACGTCTTGCTCTCGGTGTTCGAGGAGGGCGTCCTCGAGCGACCGGGCAAGCGCGGCGAGGACCGGACGATCGACGTCCACCCCGAGTTCCGGGCGATCTTCACGTCGAACGACGTCGAGTACGCGGGCGTCCATCGACAGCAGGACGCGCTGCTCGACCGCTTCGTCGGCGTCCACATCGACTACTACGACGCGGAGACCGAACGGGAAATCGTCAAGTCCCACGTCGACCTCTCCGAGGAAGACGTCGAGGCCATCGTCTCGAAGACCCGGGCGCTGCGCGACGAACTCGACCTCGTCGTCGGCACGCGGGCTGCGATCACGGCCGCGAAGGGGCTGGCGGTCTTCGACGGCCAGCGAAACGGTGACGGCGACGGCGAGGCCGGCGAGTTCGACGACGAGTTGTTGACCGACGTCTTCATGGACGTGCTCGCCCCGAAGATCGCCGGCGAGGGTCCCGATGACGTCTCGCAGCTCCGGACGCAGATCGCCGAGTCCGTCTGA
- the gvpO gene encoding gas vesicle protein GvpO, halophile-type, translating into MAEADTQQSAEAEQAQDQCRALTEDGERCSRPAQEDGFCYQHDESDPTVSDSQAVEDEQDEAAQDDERESQAQSRELGTADMTGEEKTDPDEVDADVDTDHDEIAGVLAVRRTVQSTAGELIGREFDAVSEISPTDDGWRAVVEVVERRAVPDTQDIVGRYEIELDESATVHGYRRLDRYRRGDTTSFE; encoded by the coding sequence ATGGCCGAAGCCGATACCCAGCAATCAGCGGAAGCGGAGCAAGCGCAGGATCAGTGTCGGGCGCTGACCGAGGACGGCGAGCGCTGTTCGCGGCCGGCCCAGGAGGACGGCTTCTGCTATCAGCACGACGAGAGTGATCCAACAGTGAGCGACAGTCAAGCAGTCGAAGACGAACAGGACGAAGCGGCACAGGACGACGAACGGGAGTCGCAGGCCCAGAGCCGAGAGTTGGGCACGGCCGACATGACCGGCGAGGAGAAGACCGATCCCGACGAGGTAGACGCCGACGTCGACACCGACCACGACGAGATCGCGGGCGTCCTCGCGGTTCGCCGGACCGTCCAGTCGACCGCCGGCGAGCTCATCGGCCGGGAGTTCGACGCCGTCAGCGAGATCTCGCCGACCGACGACGGCTGGCGCGCGGTCGTCGAAGTCGTCGAGCGCCGGGCCGTCCCCGACACGCAGGACATCGTCGGTCGCTACGAGATCGAACTCGACGAGAGCGCGACCGTCCACGGCTACCGTCGTCTCGACCGCTACCGGCGCGGCGACACGACATCGTTCGAGTAA